A genomic region of Chelmon rostratus isolate fCheRos1 chromosome 8, fCheRos1.pri, whole genome shotgun sequence contains the following coding sequences:
- the LOC121610055 gene encoding gastrula zinc finger protein XlCGF57.1 gives MKSAKRKSLRNKAKRGEKQLNVVTVKTESELEEGSHEVYINGDGLNIEIKEEPHSPEISEEHNGDLSSCSDTKPDTVTYRSDVPHQQAHIKEECDSDNQPEYEFTEAAVKEESESWIKEERDSEGAAEEREEVCTESSSEFFPCPHCTVSFTDLDFLEKHVKWVHQKQYLAKLKKCLSSRTLNLIPKHTCTVCSSTFNSKVHLRVHVREAHPSAPPRRLHPCPTCARSFQYLKNLKNHCQRWHKMSVVTRGGHLSCAECGKSFKATWGQGPHLCHEPDNTESEDKPVCLDTGVQCPECGKKLCTPQSLGDHMRTHTGDRPFVCKDCGRRFVERSGWRQHMKIHTGEKPHKCQVCGKAFLRAHHLKSHLTTHSGKKEYSCSECGKEFGFKSSLDHHVRTHSSEKPFHCNVCGKSFNTRRNLRVHSKVHASEKAHQCGDCGLKIGDLGALKIHLRTHTGERPYHCTVCGKRFIRLSHLRNHQRTHTGERPYKCTECDKSFTQSGDLVKHKRIHSGEKPFECPDCHRRYTSSGDLGKHRRSHTNLRPYTCQQCGKSFRLSGHLKTHMLTHTGEKPYSCPNCLRRFARSHHLSGHVAKCR, from the exons ATGAAATCTGCCAAGAGGAAGTCCTTACgaaacaaagcaaagagaggagagaaacaacTAAATGTGGTCACAGTTAAAACTGAATCTGAGTTAGAGGAAGGCTCTCATGAAGTTTACATTAATGGAGATGGTCTTAACATCGAAATCAAGGAGGAACCGCATTCACCGGAGATCAGTGAGGAGCACAATGGAGACCTGTCGAGCTGCTCAGACACTAAGCCTGACACTGTGACATATAGGTCAGATGTTCCCCATCAGCAGGCACATATAAAGGAGGAGTGTGACTCTGACAATCAGCCAGAATATGAattcactgaagctgctgtcaaGGAAGAGTCGGAGTCATGgattaaagaggagagagacagtgaaggggcggcagaggagagggaggaggtctgCACAG AGTCATCGTCTGAGTTCTTTCCCTGTCCTCACTGCACGGTCTCCTTTACTGACTTGGACTTCTTGGAGAAGCATGTCAAGTGGGTCCATCAGAAACAGTATCTCGCCAAGCTGAAAAAATGCCTCTCAAGCCGCACACTAAACCTCATCCCTAAACACACCTGcactgtctgcagcagcacctTTAACTCCAAAGTTCACCTTAGGGTCCATGTACGTGAAGCCCACCCTTCTGCCCCTCCTCGCAGGCTCCACCCCTGTCCAACCTGTGCACGCAGCTTCCAGTACCTAAAAAATCTGAAGAATCACTGTCAGCGATGGCACAAAATGTCTGTGGTAACCAGAGGGGGGCATCTCAGCTGTGCAGAATGTGGGAAGAGTTTCAAAGCTACCTGGGGTCAAGGACCTCATTTGTGTCATGAACCGGATAACACAGAATCTGAGGATAAGCCAGTCTGTCTGGACACTGGTGTGCAGTGTCCTGAATGTGGCAAGAAGCTTTGCACACCTCAAAGCCTGGGGGATCACATGCGCACCCACACAGGTGACCGTCCATTTGTCTGCAAGGATTGTGGCAGGAGGTTTGTGGAGCGCAGTGGTTGGAGGCAAcacatgaaaatacacacagggGAGAAGCCGCACAAATGCCAGGTGTGTGGGAAGGCGTTTTTAAGAGCACACCACCTCAAGAGCCACTTAACCACACACTCTGGAAAGAAGGAATATTCTTGCTCTGAATGTGGAAAGGAGTTTGGATTCAAGTCAAGTCTAGATCACCACGTGAGGACGCATTCCAGTGAGAAACCCTTCCACTGCAATGTGTGCGGGAAGAGCTTTAACACCCGGAGAAACCTAAGGGTTCATTCCAAAGTCCACGCCAGTGAGAAAGCCCACCAGTGCGGGGACTGTGGGCTAAAGATCGGAGATCTTGGGGCTTTGAAAATACACCTGCGGACACACACTGGAGAAAGACCTTACCACTGCACAGTCTGCGGCAAAAGGTTCATTCGCCTTTCACATCTGCGAAACCACCAACGCACCCACACTGGTGAGAGGCCCTACAAATGCACTGAGTGCGACAAGAGTTTCACACAGTCTGGCGACCTGGTGAAGCATAAGAGGATACACTCTGGGGAAAAGCCCTTTGAATGTCCAGACTGCCACCGCCGTTACACCTCCTCAGGTGATCTAGGGAAGCACAGGAGGAGTCACACTAACCTGCGTCCCTACACATGTCAACAATGTGGAAAAAGCTTTCGCTTGTCAGGCCATTTGAAAACACATATGTTAACTCACACAGGGGAGAAGCCATATTCCTGCCCCAACTGCCTCCGCAGGTTCGCTCGCTCTCACCATCTTTCTGGCCATGTGGCTAAATGTCGCTGA